A genomic region of Trifolium pratense cultivar HEN17-A07 linkage group LG3, ARS_RC_1.1, whole genome shotgun sequence contains the following coding sequences:
- the LOC123916959 gene encoding disease resistance protein RPV1-like isoform X4, with protein MSVPKYDVFLSFRGEDTRDNFVSHLDKELQRKKIETFIDYRIESGDEVSPALNKAIEESTIYVIILSEHYASSSWCLDELTEILKCKEKYGREVIPVFYKVDPSNVRHQRESYADDLVKHHQRNSGKVDVWKAALTQVANLSGLDSQKIRPESTLVEKIAEDILKKLNRPVSSDYCDAMTGIDMHIEQIQYLLLLESPTVRIIGIWGMGGIGKTTIATAIFEKLATQFSSRSIVLNVQQEIEKYGLDHVKSKYLSKLLGEDITSSEYNFSFDPRLKRMKVLLVFDDVKDSDQLQYLIGTHPNFGEGSRIIVTSRDRQVLENANADEIYQVRGMDYQDSLQLFHSFAFKQNRPLEETYVSLSKQVLDYAKGVPLALKVLGSLLYGRTKEAWESELQKLKKLPDHKIFSLLKLSYDGLDEEQKDIFLDIACFHRGHSEKHVALTLDSCGFSANIGMDVLKDRCLISISVGYVWMHDLIEEMGHEIVRLQCVDDPGKRSRLWKTNDIYDVLSKNKGTGAIKCISLDMREIDEEVQLDADTFKKMRHLRMINFYNGYRNNFNGFLKSFPDKLKFLHWDYFPQRSLPLDFCPRNLVTLEMFYSDLEQLWEGDQALPNLKRLDLYNSRKLTRLPDLSFCPKIEEVCLFGCISLTQVYSSSFLNNLYILTVEGCTELKSIDIPSNILSRPSGLVSLSNCYNLETLIISSRTYHVVQFTHSYRYYKFERIQFFFELNWGDFFDTVTATSNNDVYWLDTVTATSNNDVYRLDLSNCESLTSLPAELLNLKFLTRLHLSGCLKLEELPEIKETMENLKVLYLDETAIKELPSSLDRLVGLEELNLEGCSIVNLPESIAHLSSLRSLRLSDCKLLECVPKLPPNLNHVLAYDCPSIKRMMLNSRSDFKKGTFKFHLTNSEEVDGTCLSNIEEVAYIKINDDAYWSVLFCFPGSAIPDWFRHRCQGHSITIRRDDLYLYGRNRLIGFALCVVLGRDFPDRFSLFENFTYELKFESDGETHSHPNKFEVDLDWKTGQNRRFAQNHTFLWKYELDNGLIDADTITFEILDEHRCPLSFPTTMTVIECGICPLYAKENNDDSIEEPSGSGDAVCLVDLDLSLGGNYTHNKRRKT; from the exons ATGTCTGTTCCAAAGTATGATGTGTTCCTGAGTTTTAGAGGAGAGGATACTCGTGACAACTTCGTGAGCCATCTTGATAAAGAATTGCagaggaaaaaaattgaaacattcATTGATTATAGAATTGAGAGCGGTGATGAGGTTTCACCAGCACTGAACAAAGCAATTGAAGAATCAACAATTTATGTGATCATTTTATCAGAACACTATGCTTCTTCAAGTTGGTGTTTAGATGAACTGACAGAGATACTGAAATGTAAGGAGAAATATGGAAGGGAAGTGATACCAGTGTTCTATAAGGTTGATCCATCAAATGTTAGGCATCAGAGAGAGAGTTATGCAGATGATTTGGTTAAGCATCATCAACGAAATAGTGGCAAAGTGGACGTGTGGAAGGCTGCTCTAACTCAAGTAGCCAATCTCTCAGGCTTGGATTCACAAAAAATCAG ACCAGAAAGCACCCTTGTTGAAAAGATTGCggaagatattttaaaaaaattgaatcgtCCTGTCTCAAGTGATTATTGTGATGCAATGACCGGAATTGACATGCATATTgaacaaattcaatatttgtTGCTCCTCGAGTCGCCGACTGTTCGAATCATAGGAATATGGGGCATGGGAGGGATAGGCAAAACAACAATTGCCACTGCAATCTTTGAAAAACTCGCAACTCAGTTTAGTTCAAGAAGCATCGTTCTAAATGTTCAacaagaaatagaaaaatatggaCTAGACCATGTAAAAAGCAAATACTTATCAAAACTACTAGGGGAAGACATTACATCCTCTGAAtacaatttttcatttgatcCAAGGCTGAAACGGATGAAGGTTCTTCTTGTTTTTGATGATGTGAAAGATTCTGATCAACTTCAATATTTAATTGGAACACATCCTAACTTTGGCGAGGGGAGTAGAATCATTGTGACTAGTAGAGACAGGCAAGTGCTTGAGAATGCCAATGCTGATGAAATATATCAAGTTAGGGGAATGGATTATCAAGATTCTCTACAACTTTTCCATTCATTTGCCTTTAAACAAAACCGTCCATTAGAAGAAACTTATGTGAGCTTATCAAAACAAGTATTAGACTATGCTAAAGGGGTTCCATTAGCTCTCAAAGTGTTGGGCTCATTGCTTTATGGCAGAACAAAGGAAGCATGGGAAAGTGAGCTGCAAAAGCTCAAAAAGCTTCCCGATCATAAAATTTTCAGCTTGTTGAAGTTAAGTTATGATGGACTTGACGAAGAACAAAAGGATATATTTCTTGACATAGCTTGTTTCCATAGAGGACACTCTGAGAAACATGTAGCACTAACATTGGATTCTTGTGGTTTCTCTGCTAACATTGGAATGGATGTTCTCAAAGATAGATGCCTTATATCTATTTCAGTAGGTTATGTATGGATGCATGATCTAATAGAAGAAATGGGGCATGAAATTGTTAGGCTTCAATGTGTCGATGATCCTGGAAAACGTAGTCGATTATGGAAGACTAATGATATTTACGATGTTTTAAGCAAGAACAAG GGAACAGGTGCAATCAAGTGTATATCCCTAGACATGAGGGAAATAGACGAGGAAGTTCAACTAGATGCTGATACATTTAAGAAAATGCGTCATCTTAGAATGATCAACTTCTACAATGGCTATAGGAATAACTTTAATGGGTTTCTTAAGAGTTTTccagataaattaaaatttcttcATTGGGATTACTTCCCTCAAAGATCTTTGCCGCTAGACTTTTGCCCAAGAAATCTTGTTACACTTGAAATGTTTTATAGCGATCTTGAACAACTTTGGGAGGGGGATCAG GCTTTACCAAATTTGAAAAGGCTTGACCTTTACAATTCTAGGAAGCTGACAAGACTACCAGACCTCTCTTTTTGTCCAAAGATTGAAGAAGTATGTCTTTTTGGCTGTATAAGTTTGACACAAGTTTACTCCTCTAGCTTCCTCAACAACCTTTACATTTTAACTGTAGAAGGTTGTACTGAACTCAAGAGTATAGATATTCCTAGCAATATTCTATCAAGACCATCTGGATTAGTGTCTCTCAGTAATTGTTACAACCTTGAAACACTTATAATCAGCAGTAGAACTTATCATGTGGTTCAATTTACTCATTCTTATAGATATTATAAGTTTGaaagaattcaatttttttttgaactcaATTGGGGAGATTTTTTTGATACTGTAACTGCAACTAGTAACAATGATGTTTATTGGTTAGATACTGTAACTGCAACTAGTAACAATGATGTTTATCGGTTAGATCTTTCCAATTGCGAGTCCCTAACATCCCTACCAGCAGAACTTTTAAATTTGAAGTTTCTAACAAGACTTCATCTCAGTGGTTGTTTAAAGTTGGAGGAGTTACCTGAAATCAAGGAGACTATGGAAAATTTAAAAGTGCTCTACTTAGACGAAACAGCAATAAAAGAACTGCCTTCATCTCTGGACCGTTTGGTCGGGCTTGAAGAATTGAACTTGGAAGGTTGCAGTATTGTGAACCTTCCTGAGAGCATCGCTCATCTGTCAAGTTTGAGATCACTTAGGTTAAGTGATTGCAAATTGCTTGAATGTGTTCCAAAGCTTCCACCAAATCTAAACCACGTTTTGGCATATGATTGCCCTTCCATTAAGAGAATGATGCTAAATTCAAGGTCTGATTTCAAAAAAGGTACCTTCAAATTTCATCTGACCAATAGTGAAGAAGTAGATGGTACTTGTTTGAGTAATATTGAAGAGGTAGCATATATTAAGATCAATGATGATGCATATTGGTCAGTGTTGTTCTGTTTTCCAGGAAGTGCAATTCCTGATTGGTTCCGTCACCGTTGTCAGGGACATTCAATAACTATAAGAAGAGATGATTTATATTTGTACGGGAGAAACAGGCTTATTGGTTTCGCTCTGTGTGTAGTTTTGGGACGTGACTTTCCAGACAGATTCTCCTTGTTTGAAAACTTTACATAcgaattaaaatttgaatctgATGGTGAAACACACTCTCATCCCAACAAGTTTGAAGTTGATCTTGATTGGAAGACAGGTCAAAATAGAAGATTTGCTCAAAATCACACATTCTTATGGAAGTATGAATTGGACAACGGGCTTATTGATGCAGACACTATCACTTTTGAGATCCTAGATGAGCATCGTTGTCCCTTAAGTTTTCCAACAACCATGACGGTGATAGAATGTGGAATATGTCCTCTGTATGCCAAAgaaaata atgatgatagcaTTGAAGAACCAAGTGGAAGTGGGGATGCTGTGTGTTTGGTGGATTTGGATCTCTCCTTAGGCGGTAATTACACAcataataaaagaagaaaaacttag